The Saprospiraceae bacterium genome includes a window with the following:
- the cysQ gene encoding 3'(2'),5'-bisphosphate nucleotidase CysQ, whose translation MNYKDIQVDLIHTICRQASDAIISVYNQLIRSDIGYKSDNSPVTQADLLSDDIIRKGLQSLYPDIPVISEEGEIPEYKIRKNWEQIWMVDPLDGTTGFIKKTGEFAINIAFIHKNNSCAGFIFTPTDGNLYYAIKDQGAFLIRDNKAIQLRARTFKFNDPGLRVLVSRHHQESGTSEWIHSLNHPEIIISGGSKKFVQIASGEADYYPRMTQLMEWDTAAGQIIIEESGGKFINASNGEKISYNSIDLRNPAFIASGNVLNSLFQRNYF comes from the coding sequence ATGAATTATAAAGATATCCAAGTTGACCTGATTCATACAATATGCAGGCAGGCATCAGATGCTATCATATCTGTGTATAATCAATTAATTCGATCAGATATCGGATACAAATCAGATAATAGTCCTGTTACTCAGGCAGATTTACTTTCAGACGATATTATCAGAAAAGGATTGCAGTCATTATATCCGGATATTCCTGTTATCTCAGAAGAAGGAGAGATTCCAGAATATAAAATCCGAAAGAACTGGGAGCAAATCTGGATGGTAGATCCGCTTGATGGGACAACGGGATTTATAAAAAAAACAGGCGAGTTTGCTATTAATATTGCGTTCATTCACAAAAACAACTCTTGTGCAGGGTTTATTTTTACCCCGACAGATGGCAATTTGTATTATGCTATTAAAGATCAGGGAGCATTTTTAATAAGAGATAACAAAGCTATTCAATTAAGAGCCCGTACATTCAAGTTCAATGATCCGGGTTTGCGGGTGTTGGTCAGCAGACACCATCAGGAATCCGGCACATCAGAATGGATACACTCGCTCAATCATCCTGAAATCATCATTAGTGGCGGTTCTAAAAAATTTGTTCAGATAGCATCCGGGGAAGCAGATTATTATCCCAGAATGACTCAACTAATGGAATGGGATACTGCTGCAGGTCAGATCATCATTGAAGAATCCGGTGGAAAATTTATCAATGCTTCCAATGGTGAAAAAATTTCTTACAACTCCATAGACCTGAGGAACCCTGCATTTATTGCCAGCGGAAATGTACTCAATTCGTTGTTTCAACGTAATTATTTTTAA
- a CDS encoding alpha/beta hydrolase: MTKELYIFSGLGADERVFQKLDFSDFKTTFIKWILPQDNETIEHYAKQLLDQITTTKPTLIGLSFGGIIAVEVAKQIDTEKVILISSVKAKNEIPFYYRFAGQIRLHKIIPTRLLKSSNFITNWFFGISSTFEKQLLDQILIDTDPTFLKWAVDKVARWKNQTKIKNIFHIHGTNDRILPLSFVNCNMNVKNGGHLMILNKSDEVNKIIKQQL, from the coding sequence TTGACAAAAGAACTTTACATATTTAGCGGACTTGGAGCAGACGAAAGAGTTTTTCAAAAACTTGACTTTTCTGACTTCAAGACAACTTTTATTAAATGGATTCTTCCACAAGACAATGAAACTATTGAACATTACGCAAAACAACTTCTTGACCAAATCACAACAACAAAACCAACTTTAATTGGACTTTCGTTCGGTGGAATTATTGCAGTTGAAGTGGCTAAACAAATTGACACCGAAAAGGTGATTTTGATATCTTCTGTCAAAGCAAAGAATGAAATTCCATTTTACTACCGTTTTGCTGGACAAATAAGACTTCACAAAATTATACCAACAAGACTTTTAAAAAGTTCAAACTTTATTACAAACTGGTTTTTTGGGATAAGTTCAACATTTGAAAAACAGCTTTTAGACCAAATTCTTATTGACACCGACCCGACTTTTTTAAAGTGGGCTGTTGACAAAGTTGCTCGGTGGAAAAACCAAACGAAGATTAAAAATATATTTCATATTCACGGAACAAATGACAGAATTTTACCTTTGAGTTTTGTAAATTGCAACATGAATGTGAAAAACGGAGGACATTTAATGATACTAAATAAATCAGACGAAGTAAACAAAATTATAAAACAACAACTATGA
- a CDS encoding glycosyltransferase family 9 protein has protein sequence MNNTKVKILIIQTAFIGDVILATAILEKLHKHFPDAVLDILIKKGNESLFQNHPYLNKIWVLEKSKNKFTCTAKLILEIRKQSFDKVINLHRFFSSGLITVLSNAKMTFGFDKNPLSFFFSKTVPHQISEKKNSVHEIQRNQNLISIFTDNIPEKPVLYPSESDFQVLANHKLLKPYVCISPASVWFTKQWPSEKWIQLIQKLDSEITIFLLGSGNDLQLCNDIAEKSGSKKVRVLAGKLSLLQSAALVKTAEMNYVNDSGPLHLCSAVNAPVTAIFCSTVPEFGFGPLSDHSHIAQTDHVLKCRPCSLHGRKSCPEGHFKCAEIEIDKIHIVKSKV, from the coding sequence TTGAATAACACAAAAGTTAAAATACTGATTATCCAAACCGCTTTCATTGGTGATGTCATTCTGGCTACCGCTATACTTGAAAAACTACATAAACATTTTCCGGATGCAGTACTGGATATTCTGATAAAAAAAGGAAATGAAAGTCTTTTTCAGAATCATCCATACCTGAATAAAATTTGGGTTTTGGAAAAATCAAAGAATAAATTCACCTGCACTGCGAAACTGATTTTGGAAATCAGAAAACAATCTTTTGATAAAGTGATCAATCTGCACAGGTTTTTTTCAAGTGGTTTGATTACGGTTTTGTCCAATGCAAAAATGACTTTTGGATTTGATAAAAATCCGCTTTCTTTTTTCTTTTCTAAAACAGTGCCCCATCAGATTTCAGAGAAAAAAAATTCTGTTCATGAGATTCAAAGAAATCAGAATCTGATATCGATTTTTACCGATAATATTCCCGAAAAACCGGTATTGTATCCTTCAGAATCCGATTTTCAGGTTCTTGCAAACCATAAATTATTAAAACCTTATGTTTGTATATCACCGGCATCTGTCTGGTTTACCAAACAATGGCCTTCTGAAAAGTGGATTCAATTGATTCAAAAACTGGATTCAGAAATAACAATCTTTTTATTAGGTTCTGGAAATGATCTGCAATTGTGTAACGATATTGCTGAAAAATCAGGGTCAAAAAAAGTGAGGGTTCTTGCCGGTAAACTATCTTTACTTCAGTCTGCGGCACTCGTGAAAACTGCTGAAATGAATTATGTAAATGATTCAGGACCTTTACATCTTTGCTCAGCCGTTAATGCTCCTGTTACGGCTATTTTTTGTTCTACTGTACCGGAATTCGGTTTTGGACCATTATCAGATCATTCACACATTGCCCAGACAGATCATGTGTTGAAATGCCGTCCTTGTAGTTTACACGGCAGAAAAAGCTGTCCTGAAGGTCATTTTAAATGTGCAGAAATCGAAATTGATAAAATACATATCGTAAAATCAAAAGTTTGA